The following are from one region of the Halarcobacter sp. genome:
- a CDS encoding YceI family protein: MKKLLIGLFLVSGLLFGNGSIKIDGTSTLHDWEMVSQTLDTVFEDDGSKITKLNVAVKIDTLKSGDEGLDEKAYETLKIDRENYIRFELNEVDFEAGLIKGVFKVLDKEQKAELKPEILTLNQVKGSFKVKMTDFGLEIPSVMFGAITAGDEVTVSYDINK, translated from the coding sequence ATGAAAAAGTTATTAATTGGATTGTTTTTAGTTAGTGGACTTCTTTTCGGAAATGGTTCAATAAAAATTGATGGAACATCTACTTTACATGATTGGGAGATGGTTTCACAAACACTAGATACAGTTTTTGAAGATGATGGTTCAAAAATTACTAAACTTAATGTAGCAGTTAAAATTGATACTTTAAAAAGTGGTGATGAAGGGCTTGATGAAAAAGCTTATGAAACATTAAAAATTGATAGAGAAAACTATATTAGATTTGAACTAAATGAGGTTGATTTTGAAGCAGGTCTAATTAAAGGTGTATTTAAAGTTTTAGATAAAGAGCAAAAAGCAGAATTAAAACCTGAAATTTTAACTCTAAATCAAGTAAAAGGTAGCTTCAAAGTTAAAATGACTGACTTTGGACTAGAAATTCCATCTGTAATGTTTGGCGCGATAACTGCAGGTGATGAAGTAACAGTAAGTTACGATATTAATAAATAA
- a CDS encoding HAMP domain-containing sensor histidine kinase gives MLVLKSLDIDLTQSEKKTLLGFLSLYSFFTIVILFFISFLYFSFQKDLMLQQKRILMQEYANDFVFRLKDLHVNFDKYKYYPRDEKFNSAIYDSDRKLIFSTLESNKVHLDDVAYTSAGKIHFIEEPESYYLGAKYVVLEIPDDEQWLVLLEKEITLFVLIAFFFMTLLGYFLLKIFLKPMRDALHLLDRFIKDTTHELNTPVSAIISNVEMIDIPSLDEKLAKKIKRIDIGAKTISNIYEDLTFLTLDNKIISQNEILDLSIILKQRVEYFKTLAEVKKIEFILDIKKDITIFCDKKKLAKLIDNFLSNAIKYNKVKGKILVSLSENHMCIEDTGKGMSQEQIENLFQRYVRFDNSVGGFGIGLNIVSLIAKEYNFKIDVISKLGEGTKMEIRW, from the coding sequence TTGTTAGTCTTAAAAAGCTTGGATATAGATTTAACTCAAAGTGAGAAAAAAACACTTTTAGGGTTTTTATCTTTATACTCATTTTTTACTATTGTAATCTTATTTTTTATCTCATTTTTATATTTCTCATTTCAAAAAGATTTAATGTTACAACAAAAGAGAATCTTAATGCAAGAGTATGCAAACGATTTTGTATTTAGACTAAAAGATTTACATGTTAACTTTGATAAATATAAATATTATCCAAGGGATGAGAAGTTTAATTCAGCTATTTATGATAGTGATAGAAAGCTTATTTTTTCAACTTTAGAATCAAATAAAGTACATTTGGATGATGTAGCATATACTTCAGCTGGGAAAATTCACTTTATAGAAGAACCTGAATCGTACTATTTAGGAGCAAAATATGTGGTGCTTGAGATTCCTGATGATGAACAATGGTTAGTTTTACTTGAAAAAGAGATTACTTTATTTGTTTTGATTGCTTTTTTCTTTATGACTCTATTGGGATATTTTCTTTTAAAGATCTTTTTAAAACCTATGAGAGATGCTTTACATCTTTTAGATAGATTTATAAAAGATACTACCCATGAGTTAAATACGCCAGTAAGTGCTATAATCTCAAATGTAGAGATGATAGATATTCCATCACTTGATGAAAAGTTAGCAAAAAAGATTAAAAGAATAGATATTGGAGCAAAAACTATATCTAATATATATGAAGATTTAACATTTTTAACTTTAGACAATAAAATTATATCTCAAAATGAAATTTTAGATTTATCCATAATATTAAAACAAAGAGTTGAGTATTTTAAAACTTTAGCCGAAGTAAAAAAAATAGAGTTTATCTTAGATATCAAAAAAGATATTACTATTTTTTGTGATAAGAAAAAGTTAGCAAAACTTATTGATAATTTTTTATCAAATGCAATAAAATACAATAAAGTTAAAGGAAAAATTCTAGTTTCTTTATCTGAAAATCATATGTGTATTGAGGATACAGGAAAAGGTATGTCTCAAGAACAAATTGAAAATCTTTTTCAAAGATATGTCAGATTTGATAATAGTGTAGGGGGATTTGGAATAGGTTTAAATATTGTTTCTCTTATCGCAAAAGAGTATAACTTTAAAATAGATGTAATTTCAAAATTAGGCGAGGGCACAAAAATGGAAATACGATGGTAA
- a CDS encoding DUF1104 domain-containing protein, with translation MKRIITTFLFFILTIPLYAVDYSEMSTQELIEIMGYVEKKNLNKFNKELKSRVPTMNTQEKEKYKKNLKKLEK, from the coding sequence ATGAAAAGAATTATAACTACTTTTTTATTTTTTATATTAACTATTCCTTTATATGCTGTAGATTATTCTGAGATGAGTACTCAAGAACTAATTGAAATAATGGGTTATGTAGAGAAAAAAAACCTTAACAAATTTAATAAAGAGTTAAAAAGTAGAGTTCCTACAATGAATACACAAGAGAAAGAAAAATATAAAAAAAATCTAAAAAAGTTAGAGAAATAA
- a CDS encoding helix-turn-helix domain-containing protein → MSQNVGFHKEITMKDNTDENTFFIIEIENNPEKNGNLVTQPIYRHPFYEMLIILEGTCTMEVDFREHTLTKGSLCFFSPLQIHHPKSVSEYYKCILVRFYPNIFDNSEFLKKIEVFDYDFVALKDEYFEKANKLLKDLIHENKSELDFKETVLGNLLKCFIINAHRAIPQTDYKKSFEDTFSKLNFLIVENKFKIAKPSDYAKELKVSARSLNEIVKKHTGISTGEDIRSKTIFEAQRLLRYTTLTIKEIAYELGFSDVAYFSRFFKKSSDISAIQYRENFEKTN, encoded by the coding sequence ATGAGTCAAAATGTAGGTTTTCATAAAGAGATTACTATGAAAGATAATACAGATGAGAATACATTTTTTATTATTGAAATAGAAAATAATCCTGAAAAAAATGGTAATTTAGTTACTCAACCTATATATAGACACCCTTTTTATGAGATGTTAATTATTTTAGAAGGTACTTGTACGATGGAAGTAGATTTCAGAGAACATACTCTTACTAAAGGTTCATTATGTTTTTTCTCTCCCTTACAAATACATCATCCAAAAAGTGTTTCGGAATACTACAAATGTATATTAGTTAGATTTTATCCAAATATTTTTGATAATTCAGAATTTTTAAAAAAGATTGAAGTTTTTGATTATGATTTTGTTGCATTAAAAGATGAGTATTTTGAAAAAGCTAATAAATTATTGAAAGATTTAATTCATGAAAATAAAAGTGAATTGGATTTTAAAGAGACTGTATTAGGAAATCTTTTAAAATGTTTTATCATTAATGCCCACAGAGCAATACCTCAAACAGATTATAAAAAAAGTTTTGAAGATACATTTTCAAAATTAAATTTTTTGATTGTTGAAAACAAATTTAAAATTGCAAAACCTAGTGATTATGCAAAAGAACTAAAGGTTTCAGCTAGATCTTTAAATGAGATAGTAAAAAAACATACAGGAATATCTACTGGAGAAGATATACGTTCTAAAACTATATTTGAAGCACAAAGACTACTTCGTTATACAACTTTAACAATAAAAGAGATTGCTTATGAATTAGGGTTTAGTGATGTTGCTTATTTTAGTAGGTTTTTTAAAAAATCATCAGATATATCAGCTATTCAATATAGAGAAAATTTCGAAAAAACTAATTAA
- a CDS encoding ABC transporter ATP-binding protein: protein MSRLKEKIDLKYIWRLLLKNKKSLILGQFVTILAILLSVPIPLMLPALVDEVLLDKPDFFVNTINDYIGIGDTFYYIAIVTISVIFLRFIHFITMVINTKIFTSISKFVTYKIREKLLTHLKNVSMNEYESIGSGAIAANLITDVNTLDNFIVTSASKFIASILTLIAVSIVMIAIHPILGLMILFIQPIIMILSKKISKQVGTLKKIENQAIEEFQDNIGESLELFGQIKASNKESYFFDDAIQKAEKIKETSNDYSYKSVAYERFSFTIFLIAFEILRASGLVMVAYSDLSIGMMFAMFGYIWFIMTPVQDILSMQYSYTTASAAIKRINKILDLSIEYSGSEKLEKSINGIKIEIDNLNFSYNEDKMILKDISLEIKNKDKVALIGASGSGKTTLAQIIAGFYTKNQGNIQYNNISIENIDKHSLRENIFLVLQMPILFNNTLRFNITMGKNNIEDEEILKALEIAQLKDSVDNMAERLDTIVGRHGIRLSGGQRQRLSIARMIIANPAIVIFDESTSALDVHTEAKLFNDLKPILEDKTVITIAHRLSTVKNANMIYVLDDGKIVQRGTHQELEDEEGHYLEFIKNQLI, encoded by the coding sequence TTGTCCAGACTAAAAGAGAAAATTGATCTAAAATATATATGGAGACTTTTATTAAAAAATAAAAAGAGCTTAATTTTAGGTCAATTTGTTACTATACTAGCTATTTTACTTAGCGTACCAATACCTTTAATGCTTCCTGCATTGGTGGATGAAGTATTATTAGATAAACCTGATTTTTTTGTTAATACTATTAATGATTATATAGGTATAGGAGATACTTTTTACTATATTGCTATAGTTACTATATCTGTAATCTTTCTAAGATTTATACATTTTATTACTATGGTAATAAATACAAAAATATTTACTTCAATCTCAAAATTTGTAACTTATAAAATAAGAGAAAAGTTACTTACTCATTTAAAAAATGTTTCAATGAATGAATATGAAAGTATAGGAAGTGGTGCAATTGCTGCAAACCTAATAACAGATGTAAATACTCTTGATAATTTTATTGTTACAAGTGCTAGTAAATTTATAGCTTCAATATTAACTTTAATTGCAGTTTCAATAGTAATGATTGCTATTCATCCAATTTTAGGATTAATGATTTTATTTATTCAGCCTATTATAATGATATTGTCAAAAAAGATCTCAAAACAAGTTGGAACTTTAAAAAAGATTGAAAACCAAGCAATTGAAGAGTTTCAAGATAATATTGGTGAATCATTAGAGTTATTTGGACAAATAAAAGCTAGTAACAAAGAGTCATACTTTTTTGATGATGCTATACAAAAAGCTGAAAAAATAAAAGAAACTTCAAATGACTATAGCTATAAAAGTGTCGCATATGAAAGGTTTTCTTTTACTATCTTTCTTATAGCTTTTGAAATATTAAGAGCTAGTGGACTTGTAATGGTTGCCTACTCTGACTTATCAATTGGTATGATGTTTGCAATGTTTGGGTATATCTGGTTTATCATGACTCCTGTACAAGATATTTTATCAATGCAATACTCTTATACAACTGCAAGTGCTGCAATAAAAAGAATAAATAAAATACTTGATTTATCAATAGAATATAGTGGTAGTGAAAAATTAGAAAAAAGTATTAATGGAATTAAAATAGAAATAGATAATTTAAACTTCTCATATAATGAAGATAAAATGATACTAAAAGATATCTCTTTAGAAATAAAAAATAAAGATAAAGTAGCTCTTATAGGAGCTAGTGGAAGTGGTAAAACTACACTTGCACAAATTATTGCAGGGTTTTATACAAAAAATCAGGGAAATATACAATACAATAATATAAGTATAGAAAACATTGATAAACATTCATTAAGAGAAAATATTTTTTTAGTTTTACAAATGCCTATTTTATTTAACAACACACTTAGATTTAATATTACTATGGGTAAAAATAATATTGAAGATGAAGAGATACTAAAAGCACTTGAAATAGCACAATTAAAAGATAGTGTTGATAATATGGCTGAGAGACTAGATACAATAGTAGGAAGACATGGTATCAGACTTAGTGGGGGACAAAGACAAAGACTATCAATAGCAAGAATGATAATTGCAAATCCAGCTATTGTTATTTTTGATGAGTCAACTTCTGCTTTGGATGTACACACAGAAGCAAAACTATTTAATGACCTAAAACCAATATTAGAAGATAAAACTGTAATTACAATTGCCCATAGACTAAGTACAGTAAAAAATGCAAATATGATTTACGTACTAGATGACGGTAAAATTGTCCAAAGAGGAACTCATCAAGAATTAGAAGATGAAGAGGGACACTATTTAGAGTTTATAAAAAATCAATTGATATAA
- a CDS encoding response regulator transcription factor: MKTRLLLLEDDLTLSETVIDYFEEQGFEVKAVYDGEEAQEIIYEEKFDIFLLDVNVPLLNGFELLKKIREEGNTTPAIFITSLNSMNSLEEGFDSGCDDYIRKPFELKELLLRVQTIVKREFSKNKEAKVQIDENIIFDTSSNELTKDGEVVQLNFKEQKLLKFFLQNSDELLVHDRIYDYVWDYDEQYSDNSLRTYIKNLRKVLGKDRIVSLKKLGYRFNSK, from the coding sequence ATGAAAACTAGACTTTTGCTTTTGGAAGATGATTTAACTCTTAGTGAAACAGTTATTGACTATTTTGAGGAACAAGGTTTTGAAGTTAAAGCTGTATATGATGGGGAAGAAGCCCAAGAGATTATATATGAAGAAAAATTTGATATTTTTTTATTAGATGTAAACGTACCTTTATTAAATGGTTTTGAATTATTAAAAAAAATAAGAGAAGAGGGGAATACTACTCCTGCTATATTTATAACTTCACTAAACTCTATGAACTCATTAGAAGAGGGCTTTGATAGCGGTTGTGATGATTATATTAGAAAACCCTTTGAATTAAAAGAGTTATTGTTAAGAGTTCAAACAATAGTAAAAAGAGAATTTTCTAAAAATAAAGAAGCAAAAGTTCAAATAGATGAAAATATTATATTTGATACATCATCAAATGAACTTACAAAAGATGGTGAAGTTGTGCAGTTAAACTTCAAAGAACAAAAATTATTGAAGTTTTTTTTACAAAATAGTGATGAACTTTTAGTTCATGATAGGATTTATGATTATGTTTGGGATTATGATGAACAATATAGTGATAACTCTTTACGTACATATATAAAAAACTTGAGAAAAGTTTTAGGAAAAGATAGAATTGTTAGTCTTAAAAAGCTTGGATATAGATTTAACTCAAAGTGA
- a CDS encoding endonuclease: MLIKKISIITSLFILSTTCYSGNETINSFSKSKKLLKKIYAEHQITFYSSCKYNYKNKNNMIDRKSCGYSPRNEYTKSGKKNIRARRIEWEHIIPAENFGRQFTCWREGDEACVKTSGKHYKGRRCCSKVNKKFKRMEADLHNLVPAIGELNADRSNFRYGILEGEKRNYGVNIDFEVDKKLRVTEPKESIRGDIARVYFYFEKEYGMKISKKDKKIFEVWNNLDPVDEWEKIKNEKVFKIQGNRNEFIK, encoded by the coding sequence ATGTTAATAAAAAAAATCTCAATAATTACAAGTTTGTTCATTCTTAGTACTACTTGTTATAGTGGAAACGAAACAATAAATAGTTTTTCAAAATCTAAAAAACTATTAAAAAAAATATACGCAGAACATCAAATAACTTTTTACTCTTCTTGTAAGTACAATTATAAAAATAAGAATAATATGATAGATAGAAAAAGTTGTGGATATAGCCCCAGAAATGAATATACAAAAAGTGGTAAGAAAAATATCAGAGCAAGAAGAATAGAGTGGGAACATATAATACCAGCAGAAAATTTTGGTAGACAGTTTACTTGCTGGAGAGAGGGTGATGAAGCTTGCGTGAAGACAAGTGGAAAACATTATAAAGGTAGAAGATGCTGTTCTAAAGTGAATAAAAAATTTAAAAGGATGGAAGCAGATTTACATAATTTAGTTCCTGCAATTGGTGAACTAAATGCAGATAGGTCAAATTTTAGATATGGTATTTTAGAAGGTGAAAAAAGAAATTATGGAGTAAATATAGATTTTGAAGTAGATAAAAAACTTCGAGTTACTGAACCTAAAGAGAGTATTAGAGGTGACATTGCACGAGTTTATTTTTATTTTGAAAAAGAATATGGAATGAAAATATCAAAAAAAGATAAAAAAATATTTGAAGTATGGAATAATTTAGACCCTGTAGATGAATGGGAAAAAATAAAAAATGAAAAAGTATTTAAAATACAAGGTAACCGAAATGAATTTATAAAATAA